In Mustela lutreola isolate mMusLut2 chromosome 1, mMusLut2.pri, whole genome shotgun sequence, one genomic interval encodes:
- the LOC131822651 gene encoding olfactory receptor 5M8-like, with the protein MRNFTSVTEFILLGLTSRLELQIVLFLLFLAIYMVTVAENVGMIVLIQVNARLHKPMYFFLSHLSFVDLCFSSNVTPKMLAIFLSEKETISYPACLVQCYFFIALVHVEMYILAVMAFDRYMAICNPLLYGSKMSKSVCTTLIMGSYMYGALTGLMETMWTYNLSFCGLNEINHFYCADPPLIKLACSDTSNKELSMFVVAGCNLSFSLLIILISYLYIFPTILRIRSTEGRHKAFSTCGSHLTAVTIFYVTLFVMYLRRPSKESVEQGKMVAVFYTTVIPMLNPMIYSLRNKDVKEALTKELLRKQRFS; encoded by the coding sequence ATGAGAAACTTCACCTCAGTGACTGAGTTCATTCTCCTTGGACTGACCAGTCGCCTGGAACTGCAGATTGTCCTCTTCCTGCTGTTTCTGGCCATTTACATGGTCACGGTCGCAGAGAATGTTGGCATGATTGTCCTCATCCAGGTCAATGCCCGGCTCCACAAACCCATGTACTTTTTCCTGAGCCACTTGTCCTTTGTGGATCTGTGCTTCTCTTCCAACGTGACTCCCAAGATGCTGGCGATCTTCTTGTCGGAGAAGGAAACCATTTCCTATCCTGCTTGTCTGGTGCAGTGTTACTTCTTTATCGCCTTGGTCCACGTGGAGATGTACATCCTGGCTGTGATGGCCTTTGATCGGTACATGGCCATCTGCAACCCTCTGCTGTATGGCAGCAAGATGTCTAAGAGTGTGTGCACCACCCTCATCATGGGCTCTTACATGTATGGGGCACTCACGGGCCTCATGGAGACCATGTGGACCTACAACCTCTCCTTCTGTGGCCTCAATGAAATTAACCACTTCTACTGTGCTGACCCACCACTAATTAAGCTGGCCTGTTCTGACACTTCCAACAAGGAGCTGTCGATGTTTGTTGTGGCTGGatgtaatctttctttttctctgctcatCATCCTGATTTCctatctttatatttttcctaCTATCCTAAGAATTCGTTCCACAGAAGGCAGGCACAAAGCTTTCTCTACCTGTGGCTCCCATCTCACAGCTGTCACCATATTCTATGTGACCCTGTTCGTCATGTATCTCAGACGTCCCTCAAAGGAATCTGTGGAACAAGGTAAAATGGTAGCTGTATTTTATACAACAGTCATCCCCATGTTGAACCCTATGATTTATAGCCTTAGGAATAAGGATGTGAAAGAAGCATTGACCAAAGAgttgttaagaaaacaaagattttcaTAG